The sequence CTGGTTTACCCGTATTATAAAAGGAAAAGATGTAATTATTTCAAATCATAATCCAAGAGGGATAGTAGGTAGTACTTTGAGGTGGCATTTTTACTTTCGGTCTCAAGTGCTTTCGTATCATGGACAGCAATTCTGCAAGGTGTCTGTACAGACAATTACTAAATGAAATAGAGCCATTCATTACTAGTGACGCTCAAATAGGCACAAAATAAAACTTGGAGCACCTTCCCTTATTTTTATGATAATTATAAAAACACCCACAGACAGAACAGTGCTCACTTGCTATGGCAACATATATCATGATTATGGCTGTAATAACTATATATGCCCAAAAAATCTGTTCACAGCAGAACattgaaatattttgtattttagttttattttattgcaaaatatctACTTCCCATCACATATAATAGAAGAGTAGTTGCTGAATACAAAGTTATGAACCTGGGTGCACAGTTAGCAATTTATGTTAAATTATAGCAAAATCATAACTTAATTCATTCCTGATTATACTATATGAATATACAAAGGCCCTGCTGATTTGCGTTCACTTAGTAGATGTATCTAAGCAGGAGCAGGGCAGTATTAGCAACTTACGCATCGATTCCAATCTGCCAGTAAACTTCTTGAGTGACTGGAGCCCACTGAATTTGTCCAGAATACAAGTTGTTATCAACCCCACCGAAGATCACCTCTCCTGACTGACTATACATGGACAAAAATACAAGTGAAACACATTTTGTTATGTACActtcttttaaaaacaaacatataaattttaaaaaaaataacatcaaatCTAAACTCTTTTATATGCAATTGAATGAATGGGTACACCATGTTTGAATGTCTATTTTTAATTGGAAGTTATGAGTGCATACATGGTATTTTGGTGCTTTTCAGTAAAGTGTTCTAGAGCTCAAAGGATCAATATGTGTGCAAAACTaagaaaactatttatttttctgatttaatatattaaaatgagtGCAAATCCATTAAGAAACATACACCCTAATGAGCCAGTGGTGTCAGTTCTGATGTTATAGTAGGCTTGGGACCATtatttagggttttttttaacatctaGCCCTTGTCCAGAACATTATACCATTGCCTAACCAAAAATGTCTTAATGTATTGTAAGCTTCCACAAAAGATTTGTCACATCACAGCCTTTTCTCTATTTATCTTCCTGGTCACGTAATATGGTTTGAGAAATGAACATAATAGTACTTGTGTTGTGGTAGGGCACACTAACATTCTTTCCCAAATCCACTGTCTTCTGTCCTCTTTTCTGGtatattatgtatttaattaCCTGCTCATGTAGACACTGAAGATAGGATTGTTGAGCAGGTTCTGCTGTAACATTCCTTGCATGGCAGTGGTGGCACCTCCTGCAGACATGGCAGGGTATGCAAGTCCAAAGATCCCATCAAACTTGGAGTAGTAGAAACTGCTGCCACTCTCTGAGTAGGTCAGACCAAACTCCTGGTTAGTGAGGGTTAGTCCTTGGACCTATGTGGTGAAGTAATTTGTAGTTTAAAGCACTTTTATATTTATGATGCCAAAATCGATTACAGAGTACTCTTGGAGCTGCGGAACAAGATAGTCCACATATAACCTATATTTATAGAGCCAACAGAGTTTAATCTTGGATTACTCACAGACACTGAGTCATAACCAAAGACACCGCTGACACTGCCACTCCCATAGGACATGGTGAACTGTTGGCCATTGGTTGTATAGGTAGATGATTGGCTGGGGTTAAACACATTGTGGTTGCCTGCATAAAGGAGAAAAAATCCATTAACTATGGGATATTCTGAGCAGTAGTTTACTAATAAGAaggaatacagaaatataacctGATCGTTTACTCTGTATAtgcatattaaatattaaataaaatcagtAATAAGAACAACATTTGTCAGATTTACATTCTCAAGATGAATTACTTTAAATTAGTTTGTAAAATCACATTTAAAGTCAAATTGTAATAGATTTTATAAAAAACAGaacttttgtattgtatttgttgTGGTTggtcagttgttgtttttttgttttgttttttatagccAACAGTTACTGTTGTTCATGTACACATTTATCCTGTGTCTAAAAGGTCTCCACAGACAGTGGAGAAGGACTATAACTACAAAACAGGAGAAAAAATGCCCTGTCTACTCCCTGTTTTACCTcccattttgctttctgtaccccCACCCCTCTATATGCCTTTGAAAATTTTAATCAAAATTAttgatatgtaaaaataaaagaaagggaAACAGGAAAAAATACTCAAAATTAGCTTTCATCAAATACATTGTAATGTTTATATATCTTTATGtaataatctagggcctgattcattaagaatcttaaatgaagaggattcttatttcagtctcctggacaaaaccatgttacattgcaaggggtgcaaatgactgttctgttttgcacataagttaaatactgcctgttttaacacacaaatacttgatagcatatttgtacactgaaatttaaaggtgatatttgtgtgctacatgaaaaaacaggcagtatttaacttatgtgcaaaacagaacactcatttgcaccccttgcaatgtaacatggttttgtccaggagactgaaataagaatgctcttcatttaagatctttaatgaatcaagcccctatAGCTTAACTATTGTAATTTGATAGCactgtacatttattatatagaGACAAAAGCTCAATAGTGCAAGATAGAGTTCCGCTCACAAAATCTAAAATGGGTAACCAAATCCTTTGTCCTAAATGGACTTATAGATTACTATTGTTTTCATAGTCTGCTTTAGGTGTGTTTTAAGTTTTATGGCAGCCCCTTCAAATGAGTGCAGTCTCCCGAAATGGCCTTTGAACCCAAAAAGTTTGTGTATCCTTGAATCATATTGAACTGCTTTAAAAGCAAAATTCTCTAGCCTAATAAATTACATCATGATACTCACTGCAGGCAGAACTTTGACAGGAGGTGGATGGAACCCAAAGGTTGGAAGATCCAGTGTCAAACAGGACCAGGAAGTTTTGGGGTGGTGTTCCTATGCTGATCTCTCCGTAGTAATATGTCTAGATAAAGAAAGAAAATCTTAACTTGGCAATACATTGCTGTGAAATTAATTTTTCGTGTACACATATTGTTACACAACTCACATCCATGTACATGGGTTCATAGGCTACAGCAAAATCAAATTTTTGGTTGAAGTTGTATTTAAGTGCAGGCTCTCTTTTGTGTGTCTTCATATACTCTTCCAAAATACCTTTCTCCCGCATGTTATCCCGGGCAGACTTGTATCTTTTCAGAGGAACTCTAAAACAGAGAATTAGATGCTATgttgttaaatatataaatgtagtgCACCAGAGACTTAAAACAATAAGCAGCCCTGTACATAATGAAAATTGgatacaaagaaagaaagaataataCTCACCGGAcctgaaaaaaatacaaaagtgaTTTAATGCAGCATATGTCAACTTTTCAGATCCCACTGATAAAGATTTCAGTGGGAACcaaaacattaatatattatgCTCCATTAAATCACTGTATGCAGGAGTGCCTTACCCCTTGTGACATGTGAGACACCTTCAAGGACATATATATGAGCTCTTTTTGATTTACCCAAGAGTTTAaaagtgtgctggggaaaaaagcCACAGACCACAAGTCTGAGAGGAGAGGAGAGCTTGACTGATGGGATACATTTCAAATAATGCCTGTTCTAGATTTGTACACCTTTGACTCGCTCAAGTGTTACTGATTGAATCCGACTGTAGTGTAAACTTGACATTGTGCAGAGAGTTGTTAATGTAATCTGAAGGGCAGAAGACTGCCAGTGTCCTAACTGTGAGTCGGGATGTGGGATCATGGGTGttcacttggagagatgataatGATGCCTGAGGATGCACTTGCCAGTGTCCTGAGTGTAGCTGAGAATGGAATGATGTGAACTGGTACTTAGCATGAGCGAGTAAGCTGGGATGACAGTCCCACTACTTGACAATACCAGCTCTTGTGCCAAGTATATGTACTGCCTAAAGCTGGAGTATGAAGTCAGAAGATGTAAATAAAGTCCTACGCACCACATTTATTATAATCAAGACAGATGTTCTGGCACCCATTTATTTCACATGGTAACCCCACACTGCTACAACTGCTGTTTCTGCAGTACATGTGCTTTGCTGTTATTATACTTGCATGAGCAGGGTCATCTGTTTGCTGATTGAGGCCTGATGCGAGAGAGACTAAGATAGAGCCAAGAGTGTTCCAGCATTAGCTGGCATTGTGAGAGAACATCTACACCACCCACAGAGCAAGCAGGGAGGcttcatatatattaatgttggtgctaaatattattttattcctaTATTTCTCTGCTTTAAATGACTATTTGAACATTCATGTGTACAATTACATAGAAACCTGTGGAACTTAACATATGGTAGATGAACACAAGACAATTGTAACAAGGTATAGAAAGTAGTCTTTAagccagggctgtaactagggctgtgcgactggggcgaccgcccagggcgcaacggtgaagaggggcgcaatttaggaatattttaggttaatttggttaattgagggctaggggggcggcatttgtctttctcgccccgggcgctagaattctaagttacggctctgctttaaGCACAAGGTGCAAAACCTTTAACAGCCAACcagacatttgttgtttttttatttgcagtgcCTCAATCAAAGCTAATTGCTTATAACTTGCTTTGAGTTACTGCACATTTACGCATTAGCATTTTGTTAATAAGTATCCTCAAGAAAATGGTTTGGATTTCACTGACGGCTTCTTGTGACATAAGACTAGTCACTTTCTCCCTATGTCCCAAATTCAAGTTTTAAGTTCAATTGAGTAGTGAAACTATACATTAAACATTTGTGTATAgcttgtgtgtgtgagtgtgtgtgtctgtgtgtgtgtgttaggcaatgtagactgtaagctccaatggggcagggactgatgtgagtgagttctttgtacagtgctgcagaattagtggcgctatataaataaatgatgatgatgatgatatatgggcagcacggtggctaagcggttagcacttctgccttacagcactggggtcatgagttcaattcccgaccatggccttatctgtgaggagtttgtatgttctccccatgtttgcgtgggtttcctctgggtgctccggtttcttcccacactccaaaaaacatactggtaggttaattggctgctaacaaattgaccctagtatgtgtgtgtgtgttagggaatttagactgtaagccccaatggggcagagactgatgtgaatgagttctctgtacagcgctgcagaattagtggcgctatataaataaatggtaataataatatggatGTTTTTCAAATGTGGTTCTCAggtaaaataatgaaaacaattaaAGTATGTGGCTCCTTTAAAATGAATCAGTCACTAATTAATAAACCTGTGTTCACAATATATGATGTGAAGAACATACACTCTTATAGATTTTCTTACCTTCCAACTAAAATGCCTAAATTTGAATTAAaagtatgggcctgagtcattaaggcaaaaaaggagtaaatgttctctgggacaaaccatgtttcaatgcaaggggtgcaaattagtttcttattttgcaaataagttaaatactggctgttttttcatctaacacacaaaaatgtaatacctttattattacactgaaatttaatgttgatctaggacatgccttaccctaactataaatctatccccacattttaaatttacctccccctccaatgcaacatggttttgcccaggtgtaaatgatactccttttttaggttttgctctccttaatgactcaggccctatgtgtctatTTTTGGTTATTAGTAATAGTAGCTTATTGAGGATGAAAGCCAATTACAGAAAATGCATATTAGTAAGTTGGCATCAACGAAGGTATGACATTGAGTAGGAGTGCCACTGAGATAATTCCTGGCGGTTTTCCCTATTTTGGTAGAACATTTAACCTGTAAAGATTGGGTAAGTATTTAGGTAGAACCATGACCAAATATGTTTTGCTATTCAGGGTCCATTGTATGGATAATCTATTGCGTCGTGTTCTATCTTCTTGAATATCCAGCAATAAGGCCTAAGTTTTACTGAAATTTACCTAAAACCCATAAATCATACCTAATCTGTCCAGTAATATTTTGACAAACTCCactcatcccccctccccccccccctaggaTTAGACACTAAAAGAAAGCAAATGCTGTTACTCTCAATTttatattaatgaaaaataattttctcaCTATACTACTAAAATGAAGACTTACTTGTTCTGAATAAACACAATTTGGGTAGAACAAGTAAAAAATAGTGTAGCTTATGCATGGCACGTGGACATAAAATAATAAGGGTATGATTTTATCAACCTAAGTTGCTATAATTAAATATAGTACATTAGCTACTGATCTAAATCATAATTATATAGATGCAAGAAAGGTcgaataaaatatagaaatattacaatGCAACAATTCTGACACACAGTTAAAAACAAAGCCAAAAGTTAAAGGATGGTTACCCCAAAATCTAATTCCTCATAGTTGGCAAGAAAATTTGATTCAATACTTTAATGTTTAAGAAATCATATGCACATTTATggaatgtaattaaaatgtactCTTTACTTAATTATTTCAACCCAGGAAGATGAAACCCAATGTATAAAGCTTACTGCTTTGATGAAATCATGAATTTTTAAATAGCCCTGCACACCAGGGTTGAAAAGAACTTcactatttaatatataaaaattgcaTTGATAGGGATTAATTTTACAGTAAACCTTTCTGTTCCCAATTAACAGAATGGCTAGGACGCTATTTGGGAGGTACTTACCAGCTAATGCTTTGCTAATGCCACTGGTGGCAGGAACATTTTGGATCTCTGTACATCTGACACTTTGAGTCTGTGCTGCTTAGTAGGTGACTGGTCATTACAAAAGTGTCAGAAGCACCGATATTCAAAATTCTGCAAATGAATAAATCATTAGCTAAAGGATCAGCTGGTGAGTATCCCTCGAACAGGAAGCCTTTCTGTTCTCATAGTTGGAGTAGTTGGTATTTCATATATAATGACCCCAGAGTGAAGTCCTTCCTTAATATTAATTGTATCTCAGTGACTGCAATAATGATACAAAgacaattaaaaatgttttatcacTAAGATAGTTACTCAGAATATACTTCTTTGTGATGTAGTGTTAAAGAAAGCTAATCCATTTACGTTTGAGACAAAGAATTTATAAAGTTCATTTAGAATAGTATGTTTGATATGGAAGTGTCAGAACTAGCAGAGACTAAGGTAGCAATAGAAAAAGGTCTTAACTGTAAAATGGAGATTATTTTTTAAGTCAATATATTGCAATTCTTATTGGCAAGTCATTGTTTTGTATAGGGTATACATTATATGGCTGGCACTCACCTTACCAGCCCCTGTGCCACCTGGAGGCAGATGAAAGTGAACACCACCCACTTCATGTTTTTCGTCTCTCCACGCTTAAGACGCATTGTAATGGCTCATTTAAAATGCCTTTTATATTAACATGCCTGTCCTCAGCTGTCCTTGACCACCCCATTTGTACCAATCAAACTCCGGATCTGACTGATGAAAACTTTCCATGTAAGCTTCCAGTTGATTAGAAAGATTTACTTGATAACAATAGTGGAACAAGAGTTGGCAGCCAGTAATCACTTATACTCTCTATTCACCTTGAGGTATTCTTGGTACAACTTCTCATTTATGGTAAGGACTAAAACATTGTAGTTATAGGTCTTTGTGTAACAGTATAAATAGTTGACACTGATTTAAGTCTAGTGTCAATTCAAAATGTTCTCTTTATGACGGAAATATGTCAATGGAAGATATCACTGAATAAAATGCATGTGATATGATGCTTGTTCAGGCCGAGCCATGTTTACCTTCAATTTTAATTGAAAGTAATTTGTTACTAACACAATCATTTGAATGTGCTGTGTAATATATGTTCTcttttaaataaaggataataataatttaaggtGCACTGACCCACTCTTGCAGGATTTGGCCGAATCacaaatggattaaaaatcctattaaaaatgtttttatcctTTCAAAGTATGCATACATTTATGGGACAATATATTATCGCGCCTCATACCTAACAAATGACCGCCATTCTCATACAGCACAAAGGCCATCATCCCCTCTCTGCATGgcttcctcacttcttatcttccaacatccccaccatcatcttgGGGGATTTCAATGTCTCCCATTGCTAATCCatattccaatgctgcttccaaactactctctctaacctcctccctcaGCCTCTCCCAGTGGGTTCAATCCTCTACTCATtcggatggccactgccttgatcttgttatCTCTAGaccatgctcagtttctgatttcgtTAACAtgcctttccccctcttggattatcaccttatcagctacacgctcacccccactaCTTTAACCTCGTGGCTGTCAAGCCTCCTCATAATCGAATAAaccttcaacagttttccacctctctccaacactttcACTCCCCAATCTCTAcgttctcctcccctgatatggtaGTAACTTATTTTCACCAatccctagcaacagcccttgatcaactGGCTCCAGCGAATACATATACTACACATCATCTTCGATGTCAGCTGTGGCAcgctaaagtaacacaaactcttcaaaaaaattactgtaaagcagaacatcactggcgtaaatcttgtacctctaatgatttcttaacatatacttctatctaccactcctatcgaaatgctctggacacgacaaaacaaacatacttccaatttctcatctatgctcaagcttctaaccccaagcacctttttaacacatttaaagctCTCCTCTACCCTCCCAACCTAAACCCTCCAACTGCTATCAGTGCCCAAGaacttgcttcctacttcaaggacaagattgaaaagatcagactagaaatggtattatCTTCTTCAACAACCAATCAGCTCccttccttcccagcaccctctgacaccctctcttcatttgatcccacaaatgatgAAGTATctgctctcttcttatcttccttatctacctcctgtcctcctcttgatcctataccctcactaATCAGTAGATCCCTGACTCCTGTGCTCATtgcacctctaactaaaatctgtaatcgctctctctctactggtaacttCCCCTCATTATACAAGCACGTAGTGATTACTCCTGGTCTGAAAAAACAAATTCTGACCAAAAAGCTAAGCCTTCTCAGACAGGGTCTGGGATCTCTTGGTCTCACTACTTCCATGCCATGTGATTAAAGACCCTTCGACCTTTCTCCTT is a genomic window of Mixophyes fleayi isolate aMixFle1 chromosome 2, aMixFle1.hap1, whole genome shotgun sequence containing:
- the LOC142140357 gene encoding gastricsin-like, whose amino-acid sequence is MKWVVFTFICLQVAQGLVRVPLKRYKSARDNMREKGILEEYMKTHKREPALKYNFNQKFDFAVAYEPMYMDTYYYGEISIGTPPQNFLVLFDTGSSNLWVPSTSCQSSACSNHNVFNPSQSSTYTTNGQQFTMSYGSGSVSGVFGYDSVSVQGLTLTNQEFGLTYSESGSSFYYSKFDGIFGLAYPAMSAGGATTAMQGMLQQNLLNNPIFSVYMSSQSGEVIFGGVDNNLYSGQIQWAPVTQEVYWQIGIDAFSINGQATGWCSQGCQAIVDTGTSPLTVPQQYMSTFLQYLGAQQGQNGEFLVNCNNVQNLPPISFTINGVQFPIPPSGYIIQNNGYCTVGVEETYLPSQNGQPLWILGDVFLRQYYSVYDMSNNRVGFAQAA